The window CAGATAAGTCAATTTATGCTCGCCAAGGCCTATTTTAAAGCAGCTCTCAATAACAGAAGCATTGTGGGGTCGGAGCTATTTCAAATTTCTCACAGAAGACTATACTAAAAACAAATCTCATCCAATGATGGGCTCAAACCTCGGACTATTATCAATAGCCCACATGGGCTGTTTAACATTAACATTCACCTTGCAGGAAAATTTTCATAGGAAATTGCCCTGGTTCATCCGGATATGCCGCGATAACAATCTTTAATTGAGATCCCGGGACCTTTCTGGTATATCCTGCTTCATCATGGCATATATAAATAAACAGATGCTCACGGCGGTGGTGGCCGATGAACAGGGAAATATTTTTGAACTGGACGGATATGCGGCTGCGGGTATGTCCGGAAATGATTTCTTTATCCTGACAAAATCGGGCACATGCCCCATGCCCCACGGCAGTGAGCTGATGATGATGCCTGACCGCGCGCCCATTGTATTCAACCTTGTCACGGATCAGTTTGAGGCCCTTGAATTCAATCCGTTCGAGCCTGACCAGCGCATTTTCCCGGTGGGCGTGTTCAACTCCCCGGGGTATGTAAACCTGCATTTCTGCGCCTATGATGATGCCGGCATAGATAAGCCCCTTCCCCTTTTTTCCTATGGTGCGCTGGGGTTTGGAAAAGATAATTTCAGATCCGCAGCCCTTCAGGTGGATGATGAGCCCCGCCAGGATCTGCGATTAATGCCCATTGACCAGGTCCGGAAAGGGGTGGAAAAATACAGAAAAAAATATCCGGACAACCGGTTGATGCGCCATCTGGAAAAATGTGCCCTGGAATACGGATGCCCGGCCGGCAAAAATTTTTTCCTGGGCCGGTATGAAGCCCCGCTGCCCACTTCCGTAGTCTGCAATGCCAGGTGTCTTGGGTGCATTTCCCTTCAGACCGAAAATAACCTTTGCGCCTGCCAGGACCGGATCAATTTTATCCCGGACCCCGAAGAAATTGCCGGTGTTGCCCTGGAACATATCCTGAAGGTTGAAAACGCCGTGGTCAGTTTTGGCCAGGGGTGTGAGGGAGAGCCTTTAACCTCGGCCGATGCCATTGAAAAGGCCATTGTTCTGATCCGGGAAAAAACCGGTCAGGGCACCATCAACCTGAATACCAATGCCAGTCTGCCCCACCGGGTGGATCGTCTGTGCAAGGTTGGCCTGGACAGCATGCGCGTGAGTATGAACTCAGTACGCAACGCCTGTTATACAGCCTATTTTCGCCCCAAATCCTATTGTTTTGAAGATGTTGTGGACAGTATTAAACGTGCCAGGGGCAACGGTCGTTTTGTGGCAATCAATTACCTGAACTGCCCGGGATTCACAGATTGCCAAAATGAAAAGCTGGCGCTTTTTGAATTTATCCGGGATACGGATATCAACATGATCCAGTGGCGCAATCTTAATTTTGACCCCCGGCATTATATCCGCATCATGGAGACCGCCGCCCCCGGCGGATTTCCCACCGGCATGGCAAACCTGATAAAAGAGTTGAGCCGGAAATTTCCCCGTCTGATCCACGGCTATTTCAATCCGCCTAAATAAATATTGAAAAACCTACCCCGATTTGATTTAATTCATAGTTTGGGATTATTTAATGGTTTTTTTAACCCGTTAAGGAAAGGGCGGTATGTTACCTGACATCAGCGGCATTATTATCATAGCCGGCAATTACGGCAGCGGCAAAAGTGAGACCGCCGTCAATCTGGCAGCCGTATCCCGGAAATCGGGTAAAAGCGTCAAGATAACGGACCTG is drawn from uncultured Desulfobacter sp. and contains these coding sequences:
- a CDS encoding radical SAM protein; the encoded protein is MAYINKQMLTAVVADEQGNIFELDGYAAAGMSGNDFFILTKSGTCPMPHGSELMMMPDRAPIVFNLVTDQFEALEFNPFEPDQRIFPVGVFNSPGYVNLHFCAYDDAGIDKPLPLFSYGALGFGKDNFRSAALQVDDEPRQDLRLMPIDQVRKGVEKYRKKYPDNRLMRHLEKCALEYGCPAGKNFFLGRYEAPLPTSVVCNARCLGCISLQTENNLCACQDRINFIPDPEEIAGVALEHILKVENAVVSFGQGCEGEPLTSADAIEKAIVLIREKTGQGTINLNTNASLPHRVDRLCKVGLDSMRVSMNSVRNACYTAYFRPKSYCFEDVVDSIKRARGNGRFVAINYLNCPGFTDCQNEKLALFEFIRDTDINMIQWRNLNFDPRHYIRIMETAAPGGFPTGMANLIKELSRKFPRLIHGYFNPPK